The segment ATTACAAAAACGAGATTGAAACTACAATAAATTGACGAATAAAGGGGAATATGGCATGAAAATTTTGCTTGTAAATGGGAGCCCACATAAAGAAGGCTGCACATATACAGCTCTTTGTGAGGTATCAGATGCGCTTAATAAAAATGAGATTGATACGGATCTGTTCTGGATCGGCAATAAATCGATTTCAGGGTGTATTGCCTGTCACCAATGCAGGAAGCTCGGCAAATGTGTTTTCAGCGATACAGTCAATGAGTTTCTTGAGATAGCTGGAGATTATGATGGATTTGTATTTGGTTCACCTGTATATTTCGCAGGCGCAACAGGGGCAATCACTTCATTTTTGGATCGGGCATTCTATTCAGATCTGCAGAGCGGAGGCAGAAGATTTTATCTGAAACCCACGGCTGCGGTATTGTCAGCACGGCGTGCCGGTACTACGGCTACATGGGATCAGATGAATAAATATTTTGGCCTTATGCAAATGCCAATTATAACTTCGCAATATTGGAATATGGTTCATGGGACAAATCCAGATGAGGTACGAAAGGATCTGGAGGGAATGCAGACGATGAGAACACTGGGAAATAATATGGCATTTTTTTTAAAATGTATTGAACTGAGTGAAGGAAGGATACCTGTTCCTGTCCAGGAAATTGCTGAATATACCAATTTTATTCATTAATAGGTTTTGAGGGCTATCTTTTTTACGATGGAGGTGGGTTATGATTTATGGGGAAAAAGATTTTAATCATTACAAAGAATCCGCTTTCTTTTAAAGACATCCAAAAGAGGCTTGAAACGGATAATACCAAACTATTTATAGTTCATTCCATAAATGAAGGATTGTATCTATTTCTTGAAAAACAATTCTTTTTGGTAATTTTGGACAGCTCATTTTCACGGAAGGAAAGCATTGCTTTTTTATCCAAGATACATAGTAGTCATCAGGTACCGATTTTGATATTGTCAGGAATGGTCAATGATAAGCATAATCATGATGCTTTAGGGATCGTTTCGGATAACTTCCTTGACAAGCCGGATGGTCTGTCCGCTTCATGGGATAGAGCCGAGTGCCTGATGCAAAATTATATGAGAAGCTGTAAGGACTGCCAGAGAGGCTATACACTGATTTTTGGTGGAAATCTTGTTATTGATCCAATTGGCAGACAGGTATCATTAAACGGAGAAGAGCTTCAGCTTACAAGAAAGGAATTTGATCTTCTGTTTTGCCTGGCAAGTCATGTGGGTCAGGTACTGAGCCGTGAGCAGCTGTATCAGATGGTGTGGGATGAAAATTCCGTTTATAATGTAGATGAAACAGTAAAGGCCCATATAAAATCGCTCAGGAAAAAGTTGACACCTTCGGGAGCCGAGTATATAAAAAATGTGTGGGGAATCGGGTATCGATTCTCAACAGATGAGAATAAAGAGCAGTCGTAGCAAGTTTGCTGCGGCTGCTTTAAAATTCCCTAAGATTTCTCTGTTTGCACCCCTGAAAATTCCCTATTCCTTGGTATCCTGATACCAGATGGAAGCCCGTCAAAAAAAACGGTATTTTGACGGGTACATATGCCATGCTTATAAGAGAACCCTCGGATATCGTTGATATCAGGAGGGACATTTTTATGCGTTGGATTAATTCCGCGCCGCTGCTGATCAAAAGCAGCGACATTCTATTGCGACTCACCTAAACAGGCTGAACGGTGAACAGCCAAAAAAATTGATGCTTCTTCCGCTGATTTTTGCGGCGACAGAAGCGAACCAACAGAACATGTAAAACAGGAAAAGAACGACTGTACAGCGAAAGAAAACTGTATAGTCGTTCTTTTTTGTTGCCTACAGCAGGAACCACGGTGCCGTGGCCCGCCGCTTGTCCTTCGTTTTCGCGCAATTCGAGAATGAAGGAGGACAAGCAATGGCAAAGCCATATAGGCTTCCGGACTTTAAAAAGGTTTATCCGGAAGCAAAAAATGAAATTATTGCTGTGTTGAAGATATCGGAAAGAAAAATGCAGTATCAGGAGTATGACTTAAAAAATGAACAGATCGTGATAGACATGGAAAAGCAGACCGTGACCGTTATTCCGAGTAGGGAAGATTCCTACGAGCGGATGAAAGAAGCGGATGTACAGTTCAGGGACGAAGGACCCGGACCGGAGGAACAGGCCATCCTCCGTATGGAGATCGAGCAACTGTACAGTGCGATCCTCTGCCTGTCTGAGGATGACCGATATCTGATCGTTCAGCTCTATTTTGAGGAACGGACGGAGCGGTGTCTGGCAAAAGAATTAGGATGTTCCCAGAATGCTGTCAATAAGCGGAGACAAAACATTTTAAAGAGATTGCGTCATCTGATGGAAAATTTTTAAAAAAATTTGTTCTCGTGGGTTGTCAAACCGGTCTGCCAACGTGGAAGTAATTGAGAGGGTCAATTTCCCTCATCCGCTCCTTGAAAAATACCGTTCATGACGGTCATATCCGGAAACACAGATACTTTAGCTGTTCAAGCCCAAAAGGGAAAGCATTGCGGAGGATACGCGAGGACCACCTGCAGGTAGTCAGAGTACTTGTTAAAAGAAAAGCATCAAAGGTGCAGAGCGGCAACTATCCATCCCAAAGCAGCCTCGGCCGGCTGCCTGCCATGACCTGAACAGCCTATCATGATACTTCCGTCCAGTCACAGCCCCGCAAGAAGCGGGATCACGCAATGAGGACGGCTCGGAGAGATCCTCGGAGGGGTGAAATGCCCATGACGGCCTTAAGCCGAGGCCGGTCTGTGTTTACCGCCCAAGGGTGCATAAAGTGCATCCGGCTCCGGGGAGTAGTGTCGAATAGGAGCCACGCGAAGCGAAGAACAAGTAAGTTTTCATATTAGAAACTACGGCAGCAGGTGTCCATACATGGAGGCAAAGATTTTTACAGTCCGATTCCACCTGTCGCCGTCCTTGTGATATGAAGCCGGAAAGGAGGTTCTGATGTGGGTATTAGAAAAGGTGATATCTACTATGCGGATCTGACACCTGTTGTCGGCTCCGAACAAGGAGGAGTACGCCCGGTATTGATCATTCAAAATGATGTGGGTAACCGATTCAGCCCTACTGTGATCGCGGCGGCGATCACCAGCCGTCAAGGGAAGCGTATCCTTCCCACGCATATTCGCTTAGAAGATGATCTGCAAGGACTGCATAACAATTCCATGGTTTTGTTGGAGCAGATACGGACAATAGACAGAACACGACTGCGGGAATACATAGGGCGATTGAATGTCAGCACCATGCATGAGATCGACCATGCCATTGCGGTAAGCTTTGGGCTTAATGAAATTTTGAGACGGGATGGTGCTTATGGTAATAGAGGAGAGAGACGGGGGAGGGATTAAGTGGAGAAGATAAAACAAGCATGGATCTACTGTGCCATTGATGCACCAGAAGATACTCATGGCAGACTGAAAGAGCAGTTTAAACGCCTTTATGATTATGCAGAACAGGGGGAATTCGAAACCATTGGAAGTTCCAGTGACTGCGGAAGCAGACCGCTTATGGATCGTCCGGGATTCAGACATTTCATAGAGGTGGCAAAAAAGGGGAGAGCAAATGTTATGCTGGTTATAAACAGAAATCCCTTGTCCTATTCGTCTATGCAGCTGGCACAGATACAGGCTATGGCAGAATCTCTAAACGTAGAGATATGGTCGCCCCAGGAAGGCAGGATATTTTGAGATACTGTTAGAAAGGGGATAGGGCTATGACATCAGATAGTAGAAAAATGATTCAGGACATTATGGATTCTGAAAGTATGGGTTATGCCTATGTGTATCCATTGGATGGCGGTCCCAGGAAGGAATACCTGATTTCCTTGGCACCAGAGAATATGGCAAATTTTATTGGTAAAAAGGGATATGACGCAGAAAAAATAGTTATTACGGATGTATTGGATCGCCTGGTAGTGAATACCAGCATGGTCTTTCTTGATACCTGTCCAGACCAAAAACTGTGTCGAAAGATAATTGGTTATCTGGCACCTATTCAGATGGGAGAAAAAGAAGCCGGATCTATTCTTGCGATAAGCCGTAATACTGCAGATGAATACTTTCAAGAGGAAGATCAGATGGTAATAACGGCAGAGATGGGGATGTAATAAATTATTGAAATGAAGAGGTGACAATATGGTGTGGGTACTGGGAATATTGCTGGGGTTGACAGTTGGATTTATTGTACTTCTGTCGATAGCATTTCGTATTGCTGGAAGCTACCAGATAGACTGAAGGGCTTTGTTGGTAGTGCTTGGATAAAGGGAATAGAAAGGGCCTAATTTCAGTGGTCTTTGTGAATAGCTATATGGACGTTTACGCAATATACTGTGTATAGCGTTAGAGGAAAGGAGAGGGTAATGTGGCAAGATATATCGTAGATTCGCAGATGGAAAACCACGAAAAATATTACTTTATTCGTGAAGTGGAAAGCCAGGATATCGTACTATTACCCACCAAGTACTTGATGCATAAAAAGAGATCAAGGCTATCCCCAAATACAGTCAGAAGAAGTGCTGGAGCAATTTCTTATTATCTGAATTATCTGGACGAATATTCTCTTAGACTGGATGATATATGGGAAATGAAATATGACAAACAGCAGGAACATTTTACAGATTATTTAATATGGCTGCAAGCTGGACTACATAGTGGGGATAATCTCAAAAAGAATCCGTGTAATGAAACATGTAATGCATATTTGAAAGAGGTATTCCGATTTTATGGATTTGCGGGACGACAGGATGAGCCTGTGAAGCAATTGAAGGTTCTTTCAGATATGAGAATTATTGTAAATAATTCTGTGGGAGTAAGAAGAACCATCCATCGAAATAGTTTTCACGGGTATTTACAGGAAAAAGGGCATATAGGAAAAACCATCGAGCAGGATAAGATTGTGAGGCTATTAAAGGCATGTGCCAATTGCCGCGATCAAATCCTGCTTTTATTATTAGCGGAAACAGGGTTTCGCATCGGTGAACTCTTAGGAGTCAGGTATGCGACAGATATTGATTATGAGAGGCATTTATTATATGTCAACTTCCGTGAAGATAATGAAAATGAGGCCAGAGCAAAAAATGCAGAGTATCGGAAGGTTAAAATCAGTGATGCAACATTTGAAATCTTGCAATTCTATATGGAGGAATATCAAGACCTTATCTTTCAACAGGAGTATTTGATTATTAACATTGCCGGGGACTATGCGGGAAAGCCTATGCAAGATACAGGTGTGTATGCCTTAATGGAACGTTTGCAAAAGAAAACAGGGATAAAGGTAACTCCTCATATGCTTCGTCACTATTTTGCAAACGCCAGAAGAAAAGCGGGATGGAAACTGGAACTTATAAGCCAAGCACTGGGACATCGAAATATAGAGACAACGATGAGATATCTGAATATTTCAGATGAAGAGCTGATTGAAGTCAGTGAAAAATTTTATGGACAGCATCAATCCATATATGGAGTTGATAAGTTGCTTTAAGGAGGGAACTATGTGCCTGCATTAAGAATATTAAATACGGAACTTCAAGAAAAGTTGGACTACCTTCGCACTCAACTGACAAAAGGAAATGAAGCACCGAGTATAGGCTGGGAATATGCAGAGTACTACCTGGCAGAGGCAGGAATATATGATGTTCTGCTAATAGAAGAAAAAGATTTCTGTAACTATAAATCCTTTTTGATAAAAACAGGCCGCTTTACAAAAAATCAGGTTTTTCAATTATCAGGATCTTTACGGAGACTTAAGCAGGAACTTATCCAAAATGAATACGGAGAACTGATAAATGAAATTGAGCAGTGTGATACAGCCCAAAGTAAGCTGAAAGGGAATGTCAGGAACTTTTTGATACGCCAAGGGATACATCATATCAGAGAAGTGGATTATGGTATCCGGAAACTGTATGAAAGTGAATTAAAGAAAACAAAATCTTCATCTAAAACTTTTGAGTATTTAAAAGCACTGGATCGAATCAAACAATTTGATATCAGAAAAGAGATGACAACTGTTTCAGGAAGAAACCGAATGCAGCTTAAATATGAAAAACAAGTGATTTTCCTGCCCTATATTCCAGATCAGGATCTGGCTGCAGAGTTTGAGTATATTCATGATAAGAGCGAATTGGTGTGGGACTTTAGCCGGAATGCATCAGAAAAGCTAAAGAGGCAGGTCTTTCAAGTGTTATGTTATGCACTGGAAAATATAAAAGACGGCAAGGACCGTAGGGTTCGGTATCTGCTTCCTTTAAAGTGGCTGTACGAATTTTGTATAGAGAAAGAAATCGGAGATATCGAATGCCTTGAGATAGCTCAGATACAAGGGTTAGAAACAATTGTTGCAGGCAAAGTTGTCAATGTGAAAAACAGCATGCAGATTGTGGATAACAGCCGCAAAATATTATTTATGAGTGGACAGGAAATTCATTGGCATGCGAATGTTTGGTATCTGGAACGGTTCAATTTCGCACCGGAACGAATCAATCCAAGCAATCCTGTGTATCGTTTTACATTTTATGAAGTGTTGAATTTGAAGAATCGGGAACTGCTGCAGGAATATATGAGGTATCAAGTGGGTATCGGTAACCTGACAATCAATAATATTCGAAGCCAGCTTAGCTATATAAAAAGGTTCTTAATCTATTTTGATGGGATGGAATCTATATGCCGAGTTACAGATGAGCAGATAGGCGAATACTTTACTTTAATTATAGATGAGGGAAATAAGGCGGAGACAGTAAACAGACAGATATTTGATGTTTATAAGTTTTTCCAATATCTGAATGTCAAAGGATATATTAAGAAGCAAGTCTTTGATCCTGGCTACTATAGTTTAAAAGCCCATCCTTATCATCATGACCGGAGCGTTCAAGAAGATAAGTACATGGAGATTTTAAACAAGCTGAAATATTTTCCGGAAGTCCAACGTTTGATTTTCTTAAACCTATGGGCAACCGGATTGCGAATCAGCGAGGTTTGTAC is part of the Clostridium sp. M62/1 genome and harbors:
- a CDS encoding type II toxin-antitoxin system PemK/MazF family toxin is translated as MGIRKGDIYYADLTPVVGSEQGGVRPVLIIQNDVGNRFSPTVIAAAITSRQGKRILPTHIRLEDDLQGLHNNSMVLLEQIRTIDRTRLREYIGRLNVSTMHEIDHAIAVSFGLNEILRRDGAYGNRGERRGRD
- a CDS encoding winged helix-turn-helix transcriptional regulator produces the protein MGKKILIITKNPLSFKDIQKRLETDNTKLFIVHSINEGLYLFLEKQFFLVILDSSFSRKESIAFLSKIHSSHQVPILILSGMVNDKHNHDALGIVSDNFLDKPDGLSASWDRAECLMQNYMRSCKDCQRGYTLIFGGNLVIDPIGRQVSLNGEELQLTRKEFDLLFCLASHVGQVLSREQLYQMVWDENSVYNVDETVKAHIKSLRKKLTPSGAEYIKNVWGIGYRFSTDENKEQS
- a CDS encoding tyrosine-type recombinase/integrase, which translates into the protein MARYIVDSQMENHEKYYFIREVESQDIVLLPTKYLMHKKRSRLSPNTVRRSAGAISYYLNYLDEYSLRLDDIWEMKYDKQQEHFTDYLIWLQAGLHSGDNLKKNPCNETCNAYLKEVFRFYGFAGRQDEPVKQLKVLSDMRIIVNNSVGVRRTIHRNSFHGYLQEKGHIGKTIEQDKIVRLLKACANCRDQILLLLLAETGFRIGELLGVRYATDIDYERHLLYVNFREDNENEARAKNAEYRKVKISDATFEILQFYMEEYQDLIFQQEYLIINIAGDYAGKPMQDTGVYALMERLQKKTGIKVTPHMLRHYFANARRKAGWKLELISQALGHRNIETTMRYLNISDEELIEVSEKFYGQHQSIYGVDKLL
- a CDS encoding sigma-70 family RNA polymerase sigma factor; protein product: MAKPYRLPDFKKVYPEAKNEIIAVLKISERKMQYQEYDLKNEQIVIDMEKQTVTVIPSREDSYERMKEADVQFRDEGPGPEEQAILRMEIEQLYSAILCLSEDDRYLIVQLYFEERTERCLAKELGCSQNAVNKRRQNILKRLRHLMENF
- a CDS encoding flavodoxin family protein, with product MKILLVNGSPHKEGCTYTALCEVSDALNKNEIDTDLFWIGNKSISGCIACHQCRKLGKCVFSDTVNEFLEIAGDYDGFVFGSPVYFAGATGAITSFLDRAFYSDLQSGGRRFYLKPTAAVLSARRAGTTATWDQMNKYFGLMQMPIITSQYWNMVHGTNPDEVRKDLEGMQTMRTLGNNMAFFLKCIELSEGRIPVPVQEIAEYTNFIH
- a CDS encoding tyrosine-type recombinase/integrase produces the protein MPALRILNTELQEKLDYLRTQLTKGNEAPSIGWEYAEYYLAEAGIYDVLLIEEKDFCNYKSFLIKTGRFTKNQVFQLSGSLRRLKQELIQNEYGELINEIEQCDTAQSKLKGNVRNFLIRQGIHHIREVDYGIRKLYESELKKTKSSSKTFEYLKALDRIKQFDIRKEMTTVSGRNRMQLKYEKQVIFLPYIPDQDLAAEFEYIHDKSELVWDFSRNASEKLKRQVFQVLCYALENIKDGKDRRVRYLLPLKWLYEFCIEKEIGDIECLEIAQIQGLETIVAGKVVNVKNSMQIVDNSRKILFMSGQEIHWHANVWYLERFNFAPERINPSNPVYRFTFYEVLNLKNRELLQEYMRYQVGIGNLTINNIRSQLSYIKRFLIYFDGMESICRVTDEQIGEYFTLIIDEGNKAETVNRQIFDVYKFFQYLNVKGYIKKQVFDPGYYSLKAHPYHHDRSVQEDKYMEILNKLKYFPEVQRLIFLNLWATGLRISEVCTLKGGAYYWDGEDAWLKVYQIKMKAEKMIPISLVLYRIMKIYIKKHQIKTTEFLFKAQDGGAYRTGTFLKGFRSNCKKYGVCLSGDKFKTHDYRHTMASGLYDNGVSIQTIRDYLGHNNEDMTKQYIDYMPKRIEQANTDYFRQPGNALAAGIIPKKRGEKTGK
- a CDS encoding recombinase family protein is translated as MEKIKQAWIYCAIDAPEDTHGRLKEQFKRLYDYAEQGEFETIGSSSDCGSRPLMDRPGFRHFIEVAKKGRANVMLVINRNPLSYSSMQLAQIQAMAESLNVEIWSPQEGRIF